In Planktothrix sp. FACHB-1365, the following proteins share a genomic window:
- a CDS encoding DNA-directed RNA polymerase subunit beta', producing MKKIFRNQVIDKGQLKKLMSWAFMNHGTARTAQIADELKDLGFRYATKAGVSISVDDLQVPPSKRVLLEEAEEEIRNTERRYMKGEITEVERFQKVIDTWNGTSETLKDHVVENFKASNPLNSVYMMAFSGARGNISQVRQLVGMRGLMADPQGEIIDLPIKTNFREGLTVTEYIISSYGARKGLVDTALRTADSGYLTRRLVDVSQDVILREIDCGTTRGIRIRSMTDGDRVLIPLKDRLMGRVLGEDVRHPETGEIVEYQGEQAVKNQAVSEELAVAIQDAGVQEVFLRSPLTCEANRSVCQTCYGWSLAHGHNVDLGEAIGIIAAQSIGEPGTQLTMRTFHTGGVFTAEAAAVIRAHSDGVVKFPKTLRVRPFRTRHGDDAFIVESNGHIVVDSENKKQEKHSLSQGITIVVQDGQRVKADQILAEIPAGGRTARKTTEKATKDVATDLAGEVKFADVVPEEKTDRQGNMTRIAQRGGLIWVLGGEVYNLPPGAEPAVKNGDSVEPGSVLAQTKLVSEHGGLVRIREQIGPDELPREIEIITASVLLDEALVRLVQMQGREQYIIETNSNHRFLLKVSPGSKVENHDVIAELMDDSYRTKTGGIIKYAGVEVAKRGKGKQGYEVTQGGTLLWIPEECHEVNKDISLLLTEDGQYVEAGTEVVKDIFCQTNGVIEVTQKNDILREIVIKSGELHLVDDPEMVMAIDGQIVNPGQEVIPGIISPDLHYVEYVETPEGPALLLRPVVEFSVPETPPVPSQESLNESIALRAVQRLTYKDGERVRSVEGVELLRTQLVISIGTEAPQLAADIELLPDESSPDVMRLQLVILESLVIRRDVTADATQGSTRTRLLVHDGLEIEKGAVVTRTEILCKEYGIIQGIRSGSEILRRCLVVRDIDQTTIDFPEGVKPDVKLGQLLVEGAEIATGVILPESGQVIALGDKIVGAGTTPVTGNQITMRRGRPYRVSPGAILHVKDGDLVQRGDNLVLLVFERAKTGDIIQGLPRIEELLEARKPKEACILARRPGTAQVSMDEDIAELRVVESDGTVTDYPLTSGQTPLVSDGQKVDAGQPLTDGPSNPHEILEVFYDHYLEQGEGMYDAALGSFQQCQTFLVNEVQSVYQSQGIDISDKHIEVIVRQMTSKVRIDDGGDTTMLPGELVELRQVEQVNDAMSITGSAPAKYTPVLLGITKASLNTDSFISAASFQETTRVLTEAAIEGKSDWLRGLKENVIIGRLIPAGTGFNAYEEAGGADYGFDNGSLYLDEEDEDELRDVVLDDQTARVYSSFERETPPAKPGKTSKAFYEDSEDDPLLSSILDDELIDDEYEDDEDDEDE from the coding sequence ATGAAAAAAATCTTTCGGAATCAAGTGATTGATAAAGGACAATTAAAAAAATTAATGTCCTGGGCTTTTATGAATCATGGTACAGCCAGAACCGCCCAAATTGCTGATGAATTAAAGGATTTGGGATTCCGCTATGCCACAAAAGCTGGGGTTTCGATTAGTGTAGATGATTTACAAGTTCCCCCGTCCAAACGAGTGCTCTTAGAAGAAGCAGAAGAAGAAATTCGCAACACAGAACGCCGTTATATGAAGGGGGAAATTACTGAAGTTGAACGTTTCCAAAAGGTAATTGATACTTGGAATGGTACTTCCGAAACCTTAAAAGATCATGTGGTAGAAAACTTCAAAGCCAGTAATCCGTTAAACTCTGTTTATATGATGGCATTCTCTGGCGCACGGGGAAATATTTCCCAGGTTCGTCAGTTAGTGGGAATGCGGGGATTAATGGCTGACCCCCAAGGGGAAATTATCGATTTACCGATTAAAACGAATTTCCGTGAAGGTTTAACGGTAACAGAATATATTATTTCTTCCTATGGGGCGCGGAAAGGGTTGGTAGATACCGCTTTGCGAACCGCCGATTCTGGGTATTTAACTCGTCGTTTAGTAGACGTTTCCCAGGATGTGATTCTGCGAGAAATTGACTGTGGAACAACACGGGGGATTCGGATTCGCAGCATGACCGATGGCGACCGGGTGTTAATTCCCCTAAAAGACCGACTCATGGGTCGGGTGTTAGGGGAAGATGTTCGCCATCCCGAAACCGGAGAAATTGTTGAATATCAAGGGGAACAGGCGGTTAAAAATCAGGCGGTTAGTGAGGAGTTAGCTGTCGCCATTCAGGATGCTGGGGTTCAGGAGGTGTTTTTACGCTCACCCCTGACTTGTGAAGCCAACCGCTCTGTCTGTCAAACGTGCTATGGGTGGAGTTTAGCCCACGGTCATAATGTGGATTTAGGGGAAGCCATTGGAATTATCGCGGCTCAAAGTATTGGCGAACCGGGAACCCAGTTAACGATGCGAACATTCCACACTGGGGGGGTGTTTACCGCCGAAGCGGCTGCGGTGATTCGTGCCCATAGTGATGGAGTTGTTAAGTTCCCGAAAACCTTACGTGTCCGTCCCTTCCGTACCCGTCACGGAGATGATGCGTTCATTGTGGAAAGCAATGGCCATATTGTGGTAGACAGTGAAAACAAAAAACAAGAAAAACACAGCCTTTCCCAGGGGATAACGATTGTTGTCCAAGATGGTCAACGGGTAAAAGCTGACCAAATTCTTGCAGAAATTCCCGCCGGAGGTCGGACAGCCCGGAAGACAACGGAAAAAGCTACTAAAGATGTGGCGACGGATTTGGCTGGGGAAGTCAAGTTTGCGGATGTGGTTCCCGAAGAGAAAACCGACCGTCAAGGAAATATGACCCGTATCGCCCAACGGGGGGGTCTGATTTGGGTTTTAGGGGGAGAAGTTTATAACTTACCTCCTGGGGCTGAACCTGCGGTTAAAAACGGAGATTCGGTAGAACCGGGAAGCGTTCTCGCCCAAACCAAACTCGTCTCTGAACATGGGGGATTAGTCCGAATTCGCGAACAAATTGGCCCCGATGAGTTACCCCGTGAAATTGAGATTATTACCGCCTCTGTGCTCCTGGATGAAGCCTTGGTGCGGTTGGTACAAATGCAGGGACGGGAACAATACATTATTGAGACCAATAGTAATCACCGCTTCTTGCTGAAAGTTAGTCCCGGTTCCAAGGTAGAAAACCATGATGTGATTGCAGAACTCATGGACGATAGCTACCGGACAAAAACCGGGGGGATTATCAAATACGCCGGGGTGGAAGTCGCCAAACGGGGTAAGGGGAAACAAGGTTATGAAGTCACCCAGGGGGGGACTCTGTTATGGATTCCTGAAGAATGCCATGAGGTGAATAAGGATATTTCCTTACTGTTAACTGAGGATGGACAGTATGTAGAAGCCGGAACCGAAGTGGTCAAGGATATCTTCTGTCAAACCAACGGGGTGATCGAAGTAACTCAGAAAAATGATATTCTCCGAGAAATCGTGATCAAATCGGGGGAACTGCATTTAGTCGATGACCCGGAAATGGTGATGGCGATTGATGGCCAGATTGTTAATCCCGGTCAAGAGGTGATTCCAGGGATTATCTCTCCAGACTTGCATTATGTGGAATATGTGGAAACCCCCGAAGGCCCTGCATTGTTGTTGCGTCCCGTTGTGGAGTTTAGTGTTCCTGAAACTCCTCCTGTTCCATCTCAGGAGTCTTTAAATGAGTCTATTGCTCTGCGGGCTGTGCAACGCTTAACCTACAAAGATGGGGAACGGGTGCGGTCTGTGGAAGGGGTGGAACTGCTGCGAACCCAGTTGGTGATTAGTATTGGCACGGAAGCCCCTCAGTTAGCGGCGGATATTGAGTTACTTCCCGATGAAAGTAGCCCCGATGTCATGCGGTTACAGTTGGTGATTTTAGAGTCTTTGGTAATTCGTCGGGACGTAACGGCTGATGCCACCCAGGGAAGCACCCGGACGCGGTTACTGGTTCATGACGGACTGGAAATTGAGAAGGGGGCTGTTGTTACCCGCACCGAGATTCTGTGTAAGGAATATGGCATTATTCAGGGGATTCGGTCGGGGTCGGAAATTCTGCGCCGTTGTTTGGTGGTACGGGATATTGACCAAACCACTATTGATTTCCCAGAAGGGGTGAAACCGGATGTGAAACTGGGTCAACTGTTGGTGGAAGGGGCTGAAATTGCGACCGGGGTGATTTTGCCGGAGTCGGGTCAAGTGATTGCGTTGGGCGACAAAATCGTGGGTGCGGGTACGACACCTGTAACGGGAAATCAGATTACGATGCGTCGGGGTCGTCCTTACCGGGTGTCTCCGGGTGCAATTCTCCATGTTAAAGATGGGGATTTGGTACAACGGGGGGATAACCTAGTATTATTGGTGTTTGAACGAGCCAAAACCGGGGATATTATTCAAGGGTTGCCTCGGATTGAAGAATTGTTAGAAGCTCGCAAACCCAAGGAAGCTTGTATTTTAGCCCGCCGCCCAGGAACCGCCCAAGTCTCGATGGATGAGGATATTGCCGAATTGCGGGTGGTCGAAAGCGATGGCACTGTTACGGATTATCCCTTAACCTCTGGTCAAACCCCATTAGTGTCTGATGGTCAAAAAGTAGATGCCGGACAACCTCTGACCGATGGCCCGTCTAATCCCCATGAGATTCTGGAAGTGTTCTATGATCATTATCTCGAACAAGGGGAAGGAATGTATGATGCGGCGTTGGGCAGTTTCCAACAGTGTCAAACCTTCTTGGTGAACGAGGTGCAGTCGGTCTATCAGTCTCAGGGGATTGATATTTCCGATAAGCATATTGAGGTGATTGTCCGTCAGATGACCTCGAAAGTGCGGATTGATGATGGCGGGGATACGACGATGTTACCCGGAGAACTGGTAGAATTGCGCCAGGTGGAACAGGTGAATGATGCCATGTCCATTACTGGAAGTGCTCCAGCGAAATATACTCCGGTGTTATTGGGGATTACTAAAGCCTCCTTAAATACCGATAGCTTTATTTCGGCGGCGAGTTTCCAAGAAACCACACGGGTATTAACAGAAGCCGCTATCGAAGGAAAATCCGACTGGTTACGGGGTCTGAAAGAAAACGTGATTATCGGACGTCTGATTCCGGCCGGAACTGGTTTCAATGCCTATGAGGAAGCGGGTGGTGCTGACTATGGCTTTGATAATGGCAGCTTGTATTTGGATGAAGAGGACGAAGACGAACTGCGAGATGTGGTACTGGATGACCAAACTGCACGGGTTTATAGCAGTTTTGAACGGGAAACTCCTCCTGCGAAACCCGGTAAAACCAGTAAGGCGTTCTATGAAGATAGTGAAGATGATCCTTTATTGTCCTCTATTCTCGATGACGAGTTGATTGATGATGAATACGAAGATGATGAGGATGATGAGGACGAATAA
- a CDS encoding DNA-directed RNA polymerase subunit gamma, whose translation MAKLEQRFDYVKIGLASPERIRQWGERTLPNGQVVGEVTKPETINYRTLKPEMDGLFCERIFGPAKDWECHCGKYKRVRHRGIVCERCGVEVTESRVRRHRMGYIKLAAPVTHVWYLKGIPSYMAILLDMPLRDVEQVVYFNAYVVLNPGNHDSLSYKQLLTEDTWLEIEDQIYSEESTLTGIEVGIGAEAIARLLEDIPLEEEAEKLREEIAVAKGQKRAKLIKRLRVIDNFVATGSKPEWMVLNVIPVIPPDLRPMVQLDGGRFATSDLNDLYRRVINRNNRLARLQEILAPEIIIRNEKRMLQEAVDALIDNGRRGRTVVGANNRPLKSLSDIIEGKQGRFRQNLLGKRVDYSGRSVIVVGPKLKMHQCGLPREMAIELFQPFVINRLIRQGLVNNIKAAKKLIQRNDASVWDVLEEVISGHPVMLNRAPTLHRLGIQAFEPILVDGRAIQLHPLVCPAFNADFDGDQMAVHVPLSIESQSEARLLMLASNNILSPATGRPIVTPSQDMVLGCYYLTAENPKFKDQKERYFADLEDVIVAYQQGSLELHSYVMVRFDGEMLSDEAEQVNIEQEDALTGIITKTYVGKKTGKLLRRVREDKEGNILTQYIRTTPGRVIFNKTVFSVINNQ comes from the coding sequence ATGGCTAAACTTGAACAACGGTTTGATTACGTTAAAATTGGATTAGCGTCTCCAGAACGAATTCGTCAGTGGGGCGAGAGAACGCTGCCGAATGGTCAAGTGGTGGGAGAAGTTACAAAACCCGAAACCATCAATTACAGAACCCTAAAACCGGAGATGGACGGGCTATTCTGTGAACGAATTTTTGGCCCTGCCAAGGATTGGGAATGTCATTGTGGCAAATATAAACGGGTCAGACATCGTGGAATTGTTTGTGAACGCTGTGGCGTAGAGGTGACAGAATCCCGTGTCCGTCGTCATCGCATGGGTTATATCAAATTAGCGGCTCCTGTTACCCATGTTTGGTATCTCAAGGGGATTCCGAGTTATATGGCAATTCTATTAGATATGCCATTGCGGGATGTGGAGCAAGTGGTTTATTTTAATGCCTATGTGGTGTTAAATCCAGGCAACCATGATAGCTTGTCTTATAAACAGTTATTAACTGAAGATACTTGGTTAGAAATTGAAGACCAAATTTATAGTGAAGAATCCACTTTAACGGGTATTGAAGTGGGAATTGGGGCGGAAGCCATTGCTCGTTTATTGGAGGATATTCCTTTAGAAGAAGAAGCGGAGAAATTGCGGGAAGAAATTGCCGTAGCCAAGGGTCAAAAACGTGCCAAATTAATTAAACGGTTGCGGGTAATTGATAATTTTGTGGCTACGGGTTCTAAACCAGAATGGATGGTTTTGAATGTGATTCCCGTGATTCCGCCTGATTTACGCCCGATGGTGCAGTTGGATGGGGGACGATTTGCGACCTCGGATTTAAACGATTTATATCGTCGGGTGATTAACCGTAATAATCGATTAGCTCGATTGCAAGAAATTTTAGCGCCTGAAATTATTATCCGTAACGAAAAACGGATGTTACAGGAGGCGGTTGATGCTTTAATTGATAATGGTCGCCGAGGTCGAACGGTGGTTGGAGCGAATAATCGGCCGTTAAAATCTTTGTCGGATATTATTGAAGGGAAGCAGGGACGATTCCGCCAAAACTTATTAGGAAAACGGGTAGATTATTCGGGTCGTTCTGTCATCGTGGTGGGGCCAAAATTAAAAATGCACCAGTGCGGTTTACCTCGTGAAATGGCGATTGAATTGTTCCAACCTTTTGTGATTAATCGTTTGATTCGTCAAGGATTAGTTAATAATATTAAGGCGGCGAAAAAACTGATTCAACGCAATGATGCCAGTGTGTGGGATGTTTTAGAAGAGGTGATTTCAGGACATCCGGTGATGTTAAACCGTGCCCCGACATTGCACCGTTTAGGGATTCAAGCCTTTGAACCCATTTTAGTGGATGGTCGGGCGATTCAGTTGCATCCGTTAGTCTGTCCAGCCTTTAACGCTGACTTTGACGGTGACCAAATGGCGGTTCACGTTCCCCTGTCTATTGAATCTCAATCGGAAGCTCGACTATTAATGTTAGCCTCCAATAATATTCTATCTCCAGCGACGGGACGACCGATTGTTACCCCTAGTCAGGATATGGTTTTGGGATGTTACTATTTAACCGCAGAAAATCCCAAATTTAAAGATCAAAAAGAGCGTTATTTTGCGGATTTGGAGGATGTCATTGTTGCTTATCAACAAGGGTCTTTAGAGTTACATTCCTATGTGATGGTACGCTTTGACGGAGAAATGTTATCCGATGAAGCTGAACAGGTCAATATTGAACAGGAGGATGCTCTCACCGGGATAATTACTAAAACCTATGTGGGTAAGAAAACGGGTAAACTCTTACGTCGAGTTCGAGAAGATAAGGAGGGTAATATTCTAACTCAATATATTCGTACCACCCCAGGACGGGTGATTTTCAATAAAACCGTGTTTTCAGTCATCAATAATCAGTAG
- the rpoB gene encoding DNA-directed RNA polymerase subunit beta, producing the protein MANLTHNEPTFLLPDLIEIQRSSFRWFLEAGLIEELESFSPITDYTGKLELHFLAKDYKLKRPKYDVDEAKRRDSTYAVQMYVPTRLINKETGEIKEQEVFIGDLPLMTERGTFIINGAERVIVNQIVRSPGVYYKSEIDKNGRRTYSASLIPNRGAWLKFETDKNDLVWVRIDKTRKLSAQVLLKALGLTNNEIFDALRHPEYFEKTIEREGEFTEDDALMELYRKLRPGEPPTVAGGEQLLNNRFFDAKRYDLGRVGRYKLNKKLRLTIPDTTRVLTSTDILAAIDYLVNLEYDIGETDDIDHLGNRRVRSVGELLQNQVRVGLNRLERIIRERMTVSDADALTPASLVNPKPLVAAIKEFFGSSQLSQFMDQTNPLAELTHKRRLSALGPGGLTRERAGFAVRDIHPSHYGRICPIETPEGPNAGLIGSLATLARVNPYGFIATPYNKVENGKVRLDLPAVYMTADEEDDLRVAPGDISTDAEGTILGEIVPVRYRQEFTTTTPMQVDYAAVSPVQIVSVATSLIPFLEHDDANRALMGSNMQRQAVPLLRPERPLVGTGLEAQAARDSGMVIVSRTDGEVSYIDGSRIIVKSLSVDAESTSSEESFLIREYDDLDLKTKQPSVWKQKYAGYIEYELQKYQRSNQDTCLNQRPLVYEGDQVVAGQVLADGSSTEGAELALGHNILVTYMPWEGYNYEDAILISERLVQQDIYTSIHVEKYEIEARQTKLGPEEITREIPNVGEDSLRQLDGGGIIRVGAWVESGDILVGKVTPKGESDQPPEEKLLRAIFGEKARDVRDNSLRVPNGEKGRVVDVRVFTREQGDELPPGANMVVRVYVAQKRKIQVGDKMAGRHGNKGIVSRILPIEDMPYLPDGRPVDIVLNPLGVPSRMNVGQIFECLLGWAGQNLKKRFKVVPFDEMHGSEMSRETVHAKLRQARDKTKKNWLFDENYPGKTLVYDGRTGEPFDQPVTVGIAYMLKLVHLVDDKIHARSTGPYSLVTQQPLGGKAQQGGQRFGEMEVWALEAFGAAYTLQELLTVKSDDMQGRNEALNAIVKGKTIPRPGTPESFKVLMRELQSLCLDIAVHKVETTDEGGSRDVEVDLMADIPATRMTYTANNFAPAKPTYDLSSSVEEEDE; encoded by the coding sequence ATGGCAAATCTAACCCACAACGAACCTACTTTCTTGCTTCCTGACTTAATTGAAATTCAACGGTCAAGCTTTCGTTGGTTTTTGGAAGCGGGGCTAATTGAAGAGTTGGAAAGTTTTTCACCCATTACCGACTATACGGGGAAGTTGGAACTGCATTTTTTAGCCAAAGATTATAAACTCAAGCGCCCTAAATATGACGTTGATGAAGCCAAACGGCGGGATAGTACCTACGCCGTGCAGATGTATGTTCCGACTCGTTTAATTAATAAAGAAACAGGAGAAATTAAAGAACAAGAAGTCTTTATCGGGGATTTACCCTTGATGACTGAACGGGGAACCTTTATCATCAACGGGGCAGAACGAGTTATTGTTAACCAAATTGTCAGAAGTCCAGGGGTTTATTATAAATCTGAAATTGATAAAAACGGACGGCGGACTTATAGCGCGTCCTTAATTCCTAACCGAGGGGCTTGGTTAAAATTTGAAACCGATAAAAATGATTTAGTGTGGGTGAGAATTGATAAAACCCGCAAACTATCAGCCCAAGTTTTATTAAAAGCTTTGGGTCTTACTAATAACGAAATTTTTGATGCGTTACGCCATCCCGAATACTTTGAAAAAACCATTGAACGGGAAGGAGAATTTACCGAAGACGACGCCTTAATGGAACTGTACCGCAAACTCCGTCCAGGGGAACCCCCAACGGTAGCCGGAGGGGAACAGTTACTCAATAACCGCTTCTTCGATGCCAAACGCTATGATTTGGGTCGGGTGGGACGCTATAAACTCAATAAAAAACTGCGGCTGACCATTCCCGATACGACGCGAGTTTTGACCTCTACTGATATTCTGGCGGCGATTGATTATTTGGTTAACCTGGAATACGATATCGGCGAAACCGATGATATTGACCACTTAGGAAATCGTCGGGTACGTTCGGTGGGTGAACTGCTGCAAAACCAAGTCCGGGTTGGGTTAAACCGTTTAGAACGGATTATTCGGGAACGGATGACGGTGAGTGATGCCGATGCTTTAACTCCTGCGTCTTTGGTTAACCCCAAACCCCTTGTTGCCGCGATTAAAGAGTTTTTCGGTAGTTCTCAATTATCGCAGTTTATGGATCAGACGAATCCCTTGGCGGAACTGACCCATAAACGTCGTTTATCCGCCCTTGGCCCTGGAGGATTAACCCGTGAACGGGCGGGGTTTGCTGTTCGAGATATTCACCCTAGCCATTATGGTCGGATTTGTCCCATTGAAACCCCTGAAGGGCCAAACGCCGGGTTAATTGGGTCTTTGGCAACCTTAGCACGGGTCAACCCCTACGGATTCATTGCCACTCCCTATAATAAAGTTGAGAATGGCAAAGTCCGCCTGGATTTACCTGCGGTGTACATGACGGCTGATGAGGAAGACGATTTGCGGGTCGCGCCGGGAGATATCAGCACCGATGCCGAGGGGACAATTTTAGGGGAAATTGTTCCAGTGCGCTATCGCCAGGAGTTCACCACGACAACTCCCATGCAGGTAGACTATGCGGCGGTGTCTCCGGTACAAATTGTATCTGTAGCAACCTCTTTAATTCCCTTCCTCGAACACGATGATGCGAACCGAGCTTTGATGGGGTCTAATATGCAACGTCAAGCTGTGCCTTTGTTACGTCCTGAACGGCCCTTAGTGGGAACCGGGTTAGAGGCTCAGGCTGCCCGTGATAGTGGGATGGTGATTGTGTCTCGGACAGACGGGGAAGTCAGCTATATTGATGGCTCTCGGATTATTGTCAAATCCCTGTCGGTAGATGCCGAGTCTACTTCTAGCGAAGAAAGTTTCCTGATTCGCGAATACGACGACCTCGACCTCAAAACCAAACAGCCCTCGGTATGGAAGCAAAAATACGCTGGCTATATCGAGTACGAATTACAAAAATATCAACGTTCTAACCAAGATACTTGTTTAAACCAGCGTCCCTTGGTTTATGAAGGAGATCAAGTGGTAGCTGGACAGGTACTAGCGGATGGTTCCTCAACGGAAGGGGCAGAATTGGCACTCGGTCACAATATTTTAGTGACCTATATGCCTTGGGAAGGGTATAACTACGAAGACGCGATTTTAATTAGTGAGCGTCTGGTGCAACAGGATATTTATACTTCCATCCATGTTGAGAAGTATGAAATTGAAGCTCGACAAACCAAACTCGGCCCTGAAGAAATTACCCGTGAGATTCCTAACGTTGGGGAAGACTCCCTGCGTCAACTGGATGGGGGTGGGATTATTCGAGTGGGGGCTTGGGTTGAGTCTGGGGATATTTTAGTGGGGAAAGTGACTCCGAAAGGGGAATCTGACCAACCACCGGAAGAAAAACTCCTGCGGGCGATTTTTGGAGAAAAAGCACGGGATGTGCGGGATAATTCTCTGCGGGTTCCCAACGGAGAGAAAGGTCGGGTGGTGGATGTGCGGGTGTTTACCCGTGAACAAGGAGATGAACTTCCCCCCGGTGCGAATATGGTGGTGCGGGTGTATGTTGCCCAAAAACGCAAAATCCAAGTCGGGGATAAAATGGCCGGACGACACGGAAATAAAGGAATTGTGTCTCGGATTTTGCCCATTGAGGATATGCCTTATTTACCCGATGGTCGCCCGGTGGATATTGTGTTAAATCCTTTGGGGGTACCCAGCCGGATGAACGTCGGTCAAATCTTTGAATGTTTATTAGGGTGGGCGGGTCAAAACCTGAAAAAACGGTTCAAAGTCGTTCCCTTTGATGAAATGCACGGGTCTGAAATGTCACGGGAAACCGTTCATGCGAAATTACGCCAAGCCCGTGATAAAACCAAGAAAAATTGGTTATTTGATGAAAATTATCCGGGGAAAACCTTAGTTTATGATGGCCGCACCGGAGAACCCTTTGACCAACCCGTGACGGTGGGTATTGCCTATATGCTGAAACTGGTGCATTTGGTGGATGATAAGATTCACGCCCGGTCTACTGGCCCTTACTCGTTGGTGACGCAACAACCCTTGGGAGGGAAAGCGCAACAAGGGGGTCAACGGTTTGGAGAAATGGAGGTGTGGGCGTTGGAGGCGTTTGGGGCGGCTTATACTTTGCAGGAGTTGTTAACGGTCAAATCCGACGATATGCAGGGACGTAATGAAGCCCTCAACGCCATTGTTAAGGGCAAAACTATTCCCCGTCCAGGGACACCGGAATCCTTCAAAGTGTTGATGCGGGAGTTGCAATCTTTGTGTTTGGATATTGCGGTACATAAAGTGGAAACCACCGACGAAGGAGGAAGTCGAGATGTGGAAGTAGACTTAATGGCTGATATTCCTGCAACTCGCATGACCTACACTGCGAATAACTTTGCTCCCGCTAAACCCACTTATGACTTAAGTAGTTCAGTGGAAGAAGAAGACGAATAA
- a CDS encoding TatD family hydrolase, whose product MQLIDTHVHINFKELASDLEAIRQRWQEAGVVRLVHSCVHPGEFQEIQDIANQVPELSFAVGLHPLDSQLWNSTSAETITQLAQSDDRVVAIGEMGLDFYKADNREQQIQVFTEQLEIAYRLNKPVIIHCRDAAATLIHLLQKFWEQRGTVSGVMHCWGGTPEEQEQFLALGLYISFSGTVTFKKAIAIQDCARQVPSNRILVETDCPFLAPVPKRGKRNEPAFVRHVAETVAQLRNIPLETLCQQTTHNACQLFQLSV is encoded by the coding sequence ATGCAACTGATTGATACCCACGTTCATATTAATTTTAAAGAATTGGCATCCGACTTAGAGGCAATTCGACAGAGATGGCAAGAAGCGGGAGTCGTTCGTTTAGTCCATTCTTGTGTTCATCCTGGAGAATTTCAGGAGATACAGGATATTGCTAATCAAGTCCCCGAACTCAGCTTTGCTGTTGGGTTGCATCCGTTGGATAGCCAACTCTGGAATTCTACCTCGGCGGAAACCATAACCCAACTCGCCCAATCCGATGATAGAGTCGTTGCCATTGGCGAAATGGGGCTTGATTTTTATAAAGCCGATAACCGAGAGCAACAAATCCAGGTGTTCACCGAACAGCTAGAGATTGCCTATCGATTGAATAAACCTGTGATCATTCACTGTCGGGATGCAGCCGCAACCCTGATTCATCTCTTACAAAAATTTTGGGAACAACGGGGGACAGTTTCTGGGGTGATGCACTGTTGGGGAGGAACCCCGGAAGAACAAGAGCAGTTTCTGGCGTTAGGGTTGTATATCAGCTTTAGTGGAACCGTGACGTTTAAAAAAGCGATTGCTATTCAAGACTGCGCTCGTCAAGTTCCCTCTAATCGGATTTTAGTGGAAACAGATTGTCCTTTTCTAGCCCCTGTTCCTAAACGCGGAAAACGCAACGAACCTGCCTTTGTGCGTCATGTTGCAGAAACGGTTGCTCAACTGCGGAACATTCCCCTAGAAACCCTCTGTCAACAAACCACCCATAATGCTTGTCAACTGTTTCAATTATCAGTATAG
- the rpsT gene encoding 30S ribosomal protein S20 encodes MANIKSAVKRVEIAERNRLRNKSYKSAVKTLMKKCLTSVDKYGADPTTDNLAAVNQQMSAAFSKIDKAVKKGVLHPNNGARKKSRLARALKRHQTVAA; translated from the coding sequence ATGGCCAATATTAAATCTGCTGTCAAACGAGTCGAAATTGCAGAGCGCAATCGGTTGCGTAACAAATCGTACAAGTCAGCCGTTAAAACCTTAATGAAAAAATGTCTGACCTCAGTTGATAAATACGGGGCTGACCCTACAACCGATAATCTCGCCGCCGTCAATCAACAAATGTCGGCTGCCTTTAGTAAAATTGACAAAGCTGTCAAAAAAGGGGTTTTGCATCCTAACAATGGTGCACGCAAAAAATCTCGCTTGGCAAGAGCCTTAAAGCGTCACCAAACCGTTGCTGCCTAA